One stretch of Sphingomonas rosea DNA includes these proteins:
- a CDS encoding RDD family protein, whose translation MARSRKPRDLHRPFVTPEGVDLRLELASAGARATAFAIDAILLLVILGLATALLAFLAAGSGMLQGVGIIWLVGFFLLRNFWFSLFEMGRRGATPGKRLVGLRVVARDGNRLTGAAVVARNAMREIEVFLPLSFLFAQSAQGLANTFLTVFALAWSGIFLFFPLFNRDRLRVGDLVAGTWVVEVRKAALSYDLVGETRRVSRHFPEEALGAYGIYELQRLEQVLRAEQPVAVAAVARTIRDKFGIPDDRDDYGFLSDFYAALCARLEQGMIFGRKRESKNQAAA comes from the coding sequence ATGGCGAGGAGCCGCAAACCCCGCGACCTCCACCGCCCCTTCGTCACGCCCGAGGGCGTCGACCTCCGGCTCGAGCTCGCCTCGGCCGGCGCCCGGGCCACGGCCTTCGCGATCGACGCGATCCTGCTTTTAGTAATCCTCGGGCTCGCGACCGCCCTGCTCGCCTTTCTGGCGGCTGGCAGTGGCATGTTGCAGGGCGTGGGCATCATCTGGCTGGTCGGCTTCTTCCTCCTCCGGAACTTCTGGTTCAGCCTGTTCGAGATGGGCCGGCGCGGCGCGACCCCGGGCAAGCGGCTGGTCGGGCTTCGGGTCGTGGCGCGCGACGGCAACCGCCTGACCGGAGCGGCCGTGGTGGCACGCAACGCCATGCGCGAGATCGAGGTGTTCCTCCCCCTCTCCTTCCTCTTCGCCCAGTCCGCGCAGGGGCTCGCCAACACCTTCCTGACCGTCTTCGCCCTGGCGTGGAGCGGGATCTTCCTCTTCTTTCCTCTCTTCAACCGAGACCGGCTGCGGGTCGGCGACCTCGTCGCGGGAACGTGGGTCGTGGAGGTACGCAAGGCCGCCTTGTCCTATGACCTCGTCGGCGAAACGCGCCGCGTGTCGCGCCATTTCCCCGAGGAGGCGCTTGGCGCCTACGGCATCTACGAGCTGCAGCGGCTCGAGCAGGTGCTCAGGGCCGAGCAACCGGTGGCGGTCGCCGCGGTCGCGCGCACCATCCGCGACAAGTTCGGCATTCCCGACGACCGTGACGATTACGGCTTCCTGTCGGACTTCTACGCCGCGCTTTGCGCCCGGCTCGAGCAGGGCATGATCTTCG
- a CDS encoding stage II sporulation protein M, with product MSGALVNATRFRVEHSADWEKLDSLVERLEKKSLRALSDDDMLELPRLYRTTLSSLAMARDTSLDRALLSYLEQLSTRAYFQIYGVQTSPWRQVTHFFAVGWPAAIRALWRELAFCAALTIAAGIAAFFLVRGDPEWFYGIIPAGLAQGRDPSASVGALRATLYDGGDGPLALFATFLFTHNAQIAIFSFALGFALAVPTILLIGYNGLMLGAIFAVFEAKGLGPNFAAWLMIHGTTELLAICVAGAAGMKIGMALAFPGALTRMDATIAAGRVAATAMLGAVVMLAVAGLLEGIGRQTINDDWLRALIGGVALAGWLIYFFWSARRRRGAE from the coding sequence GTGAGCGGCGCGCTGGTCAACGCCACCCGCTTCCGGGTCGAACATTCGGCCGACTGGGAGAAGCTCGACTCGCTCGTCGAGCGGCTCGAAAAGAAATCGCTTCGGGCGCTCAGCGACGACGACATGCTCGAACTGCCGCGGCTCTACCGGACGACGCTCTCCTCGCTGGCCATGGCGCGCGACACCTCGCTCGACCGTGCGCTTCTCTCCTATCTCGAGCAGTTGAGCACGCGCGCCTATTTCCAGATCTACGGGGTGCAGACTTCGCCATGGCGGCAGGTCACGCATTTCTTCGCCGTCGGCTGGCCGGCCGCAATCCGTGCGCTGTGGCGCGAACTCGCCTTCTGCGCGGCGCTGACCATCGCCGCCGGAATTGCCGCCTTCTTCCTCGTGCGCGGCGATCCCGAATGGTTCTATGGGATCATCCCGGCCGGTCTCGCGCAGGGCCGCGATCCGTCGGCGAGCGTGGGTGCATTGCGCGCCACGCTCTACGACGGCGGCGACGGGCCGCTCGCCCTGTTCGCGACCTTCCTCTTCACGCACAATGCGCAGATCGCGATCTTCTCCTTCGCGCTGGGCTTCGCGCTGGCGGTGCCGACCATCCTTCTGATCGGCTACAACGGGCTGATGCTCGGCGCGATCTTCGCGGTGTTCGAAGCCAAGGGCCTCGGCCCCAATTTCGCGGCCTGGCTGATGATCCACGGCACCACCGAACTGCTCGCCATCTGCGTCGCGGGCGCGGCGGGAATGAAGATCGGAATGGCGCTCGCTTTTCCCGGCGCGCTCACCCGCATGGACGCGACCATCGCCGCAGGCCGCGTCGCCGCCACCGCCATGCTCGGTGCGGTGGTGATGCTGGCGGTCGCCGGCCTGCTAGAGGGGATCGGCCGGCAGACGATCAACGACGACTGGCTCCGCGCCCTGATCGGCGGCGTCGCGCTCGCCGGATGGCTGATCTACTTCTTCTGGTCCGCCCGGCGGCGGCGCGGGGCCGAGTGA
- a CDS encoding DUF58 domain-containing protein, with the protein MIYPTRRAVLLAAGGALAALLVAALAAERWYLALAWPLAIAILIAVDARRAGSKAALDVAVPRSAFVGETRDATIALQLSSGAPNAEVAFDRSPLVDMANEGRAGVTLSPEGGRTTLAMTMLRRGAARFETLWLRWPGPLGLVWRQREIARGDTVHILPDLRPTERHGVRLFERFATEGALKQLLRGEGSDFDAMVEFRTGMDRRSIDWKSSARATKLLARVYHGEKNNQICFALDCGRQMSEPVAGVARIDRMISAVLLTGWLALRVGDRVSVSAFDSRPRVSSGFFAGASAFANLQRLAAGVDYGTDETNYTFALTELNARLHRRSLIILFTEVTDRIAARFLLTTLRLLIRTHLVLVVMLRDEELESMATAEPADADAVTRAITAASLLRERQEVVAELRRLGVDVLETPYDEVAPRIAEAYLQIKRRDRL; encoded by the coding sequence TTGATCTATCCGACGCGCCGGGCGGTCCTGCTCGCGGCGGGAGGTGCGCTGGCGGCGCTGCTCGTCGCCGCGCTGGCCGCCGAGCGCTGGTACCTGGCGCTCGCCTGGCCGCTCGCCATCGCCATCCTCATCGCGGTCGATGCCCGCCGTGCCGGCAGCAAGGCCGCGCTCGACGTCGCGGTGCCGCGGAGCGCTTTCGTCGGCGAGACCCGCGATGCGACCATTGCCCTCCAGCTCAGCTCGGGGGCGCCGAATGCCGAAGTGGCCTTCGACCGGTCGCCGCTGGTCGACATGGCCAATGAGGGCCGGGCCGGCGTGACGCTCTCGCCCGAAGGTGGCCGCACGACCCTCGCCATGACCATGCTGCGGCGCGGGGCGGCGCGGTTCGAGACGCTGTGGCTGCGCTGGCCAGGGCCGCTCGGGCTGGTCTGGCGCCAGCGCGAGATCGCGCGCGGCGACACCGTCCACATCCTGCCCGACCTGCGCCCCACCGAGCGGCACGGCGTCCGCCTGTTCGAGCGCTTCGCGACCGAGGGCGCGCTCAAGCAATTGCTGCGCGGCGAGGGCAGCGATTTCGACGCGATGGTCGAATTCCGCACCGGCATGGACCGTCGCTCGATCGACTGGAAGAGCAGCGCCCGGGCGACAAAGCTCCTCGCCCGGGTCTATCACGGCGAGAAAAATAACCAGATCTGCTTCGCGCTCGACTGCGGCCGCCAGATGTCGGAGCCGGTCGCGGGCGTCGCCAGGATCGACCGGATGATCTCGGCGGTGCTGCTGACCGGCTGGCTGGCGCTGCGCGTCGGCGACCGGGTCTCGGTCAGCGCCTTCGACAGCCGCCCGCGAGTGAGCAGCGGCTTCTTCGCCGGCGCCAGCGCCTTCGCCAACCTCCAGCGCCTCGCCGCCGGGGTCGACTATGGCACCGACGAGACCAACTACACCTTCGCGCTGACCGAGCTGAACGCCCGGCTCCATCGCCGCTCGCTGATCATCCTCTTCACCGAGGTCACCGACCGGATTGCCGCGCGCTTCCTGCTGACGACGCTCCGGCTCCTGATCAGAACGCACCTCGTGCTCGTCGTCATGCTTCGCGACGAGGAACTCGAAAGCATGGCGACGGCCGAGCCCGCCGACGCCGATGCCGTCACCCGCGCGATCACCGCCGCTTCGCTGCTGCGCGAGCGGCAGGAAGTTGTCGCCGAACTTCGGCGCCTCGGGGTCGACGTGCTCGAGACTCCTTATGACGAGGTCGCCCCGCGGATCGCCGAGGCCTATCTCCAGATCAAGCGGCGGGACCGGCTGTGA
- a CDS encoding MoxR family ATPase yields MNFADVQNLAEAIRREIGKAVVGQEATVDLMLVALFARGHILLEGPPGTAKTLIAQCFARAIGVDYGRIQFTPDLMPSDIVGANLFNFQTSTFTLTRGAIFTDLLLADEINRTPPKTQAALLEAMQERQVTIDGETHSLGDHFLVVATQNPIEQQGVYPLPEAQLDRFLFKHLVDYPSAEEERRIIASHGSRPRAMEPADWGVAAVADKAQLLAATEAVANVRLVDEVVDYVAALIRGTRQAPDLQSGASPRAGAMLAGAARARAALDGRDFVIPDDVKVLAPSVLRHRVLLSPSAEINGRRVEDVVTGIIDEIEAPR; encoded by the coding sequence GTGAATTTCGCCGATGTACAGAATCTGGCCGAGGCCATCCGCCGAGAAATCGGCAAGGCGGTCGTGGGCCAGGAGGCGACGGTCGACCTCATGCTGGTCGCGCTCTTCGCCCGCGGGCACATCCTCCTCGAGGGGCCGCCGGGCACCGCCAAGACGCTGATCGCGCAGTGCTTCGCCCGCGCCATCGGGGTCGATTACGGCCGCATCCAGTTCACGCCCGACCTGATGCCGAGCGACATCGTCGGCGCGAACCTGTTCAACTTCCAGACCTCGACCTTCACACTGACCCGCGGTGCGATCTTCACCGACCTGCTGCTCGCGGACGAGATCAACCGCACCCCGCCCAAGACCCAGGCCGCATTGCTCGAGGCGATGCAGGAGCGGCAGGTCACGATCGACGGCGAGACCCATTCGCTCGGCGATCATTTCCTCGTCGTCGCGACCCAGAACCCGATCGAGCAGCAGGGCGTCTATCCGCTCCCCGAGGCGCAGCTCGACCGCTTCCTGTTCAAGCATCTGGTTGATTATCCGAGTGCCGAGGAAGAGCGGCGGATCATCGCCAGCCACGGCAGCCGCCCGCGGGCGATGGAGCCCGCCGATTGGGGCGTGGCCGCGGTCGCCGACAAGGCGCAGCTCCTGGCCGCGACCGAGGCGGTGGCGAATGTCCGGCTGGTCGACGAGGTGGTCGATTATGTCGCGGCGCTGATCCGCGGGACGCGCCAGGCGCCGGACCTCCAGTCGGGCGCCTCGCCGCGCGCCGGCGCGATGCTCGCCGGGGCGGCCCGCGCCCGCGCCGCGCTCGACGGCCGCGACTTTGTCATCCCCGACGACGTCAAGGTGCTCGCCCCCTCGGTGCTCCGCCACCGCGTGCTGCTGTCGCCCTCGGCCGAGATCAACGGCCGCCGGGTCGAGGACGTGGTCACGGGGATCATCGACGAGATCGAGGCGCCGCGTTGA
- a CDS encoding DUF4350 domain-containing protein, which yields MSARLEKGDHGPFRQRAMLLLAGLGIVAFLLSLVLGAYAPTMRSGKDGGPHAMSNAAVGFGGLFELASATGREPRLVRDVGQLRGEDLVVVSPPDGAVPLGDILKVRGPRATLIILPKWEAKPREAPKGWVSVDELMEADRIENVLEPTFKVEIARRKGQRLPLQSRSPLVQAVKGLREPAIVQSMKGPKITPILVDGQGETVLGKMGKGSLYLLADPDLLNNHGLADRDQAAAALRLLDQLNSTDAEAILFDLTANGFGGTRNPLQLLFGPPFLGVTLVILAALVLAGWQALVRFGAPRLPVRAIGFGKAALVENSAALIRKAGREAGLGPRYADLIREQAAALFHLPGQLTPHEIDETLDRLRPERPFSSLAGAIASARTRHELTAAARALNRWLQEART from the coding sequence ATGAGTGCGCGGCTCGAGAAGGGCGACCACGGGCCGTTCCGGCAACGGGCGATGCTGCTGCTCGCCGGCCTCGGGATCGTCGCCTTCCTGCTGAGCCTCGTGCTCGGCGCCTATGCGCCCACCATGCGCAGCGGCAAGGACGGCGGTCCCCACGCCATGTCCAATGCCGCGGTCGGCTTCGGCGGGCTGTTCGAGCTGGCGAGCGCGACCGGCCGCGAGCCGCGCCTCGTCCGCGACGTGGGACAGCTGCGGGGCGAGGATCTGGTCGTGGTCTCGCCGCCCGACGGCGCGGTGCCGCTCGGCGACATTCTCAAGGTCCGGGGCCCGCGCGCGACACTGATCATTCTCCCCAAGTGGGAGGCGAAGCCCCGGGAGGCCCCCAAGGGCTGGGTTTCGGTCGACGAACTGATGGAAGCGGACCGGATCGAGAATGTCCTCGAACCGACCTTCAAGGTTGAGATCGCCCGGCGAAAGGGACAGCGCCTTCCGCTTCAGAGCCGTTCGCCGCTGGTGCAGGCGGTCAAAGGTCTGCGGGAGCCGGCGATCGTTCAGTCGATGAAGGGGCCCAAGATCACGCCGATCCTCGTTGACGGTCAGGGTGAGACCGTGCTCGGCAAGATGGGCAAGGGCAGCCTCTATCTCCTCGCTGATCCCGACCTCCTCAACAATCACGGCCTCGCCGATCGCGATCAGGCGGCCGCGGCGCTGCGCCTGCTCGACCAGCTCAACAGCACCGATGCCGAGGCCATTCTGTTCGACCTGACCGCCAACGGCTTCGGCGGCACCCGCAATCCGCTGCAGCTTCTGTTCGGCCCGCCGTTCCTGGGCGTGACCCTCGTGATCCTCGCCGCGCTGGTGCTGGCCGGGTGGCAGGCGCTCGTCCGCTTCGGTGCGCCGCGGCTGCCGGTCCGGGCGATCGGCTTCGGCAAGGCCGCGCTGGTCGAGAACAGCGCTGCGTTGATCCGCAAGGCCGGACGCGAGGCGGGGCTTGGCCCGCGCTACGCCGACCTCATCCGCGAGCAGGCGGCCGCGCTGTTCCACCTGCCGGGCCAGCTCACGCCCCACGAAATCGACGAGACGCTCGACCGGCTGCGGCCCGAACGACCCTTTTCGTCGCTCGCCGGGGCCATCGCCTCGGCCCGAACCCGACATGAACTCACCGCGGCAGCGCGCGCGCTCAACCGCTGGCTCCAGGAGGCAAGGACGTGA
- a CDS encoding DUF4129 domain-containing protein, with protein sequence MSVISAGRQGAAQPFDKAWEALKADRSVQFDLTPAPPEPKPPEWIEAFGRFVQAVMRPVGRFLRWLFDFLPDAPYARILLGALLVAGLLIIIWLIVERVRAGHWHLPWRHEAEDAPDMANAELAWLPDEQPVRSWLEEADVLARQGRFAEAVHCLLLRSVEDMARRRPDTVRPGLTSRELAGSALLPERARGLFARLARTVEASLFGGRPVAENGWIEARDAYASFALPETWRR encoded by the coding sequence GTGAGCGTCATTAGTGCAGGGCGGCAAGGTGCGGCGCAGCCGTTCGACAAGGCGTGGGAGGCCCTGAAGGCCGACCGCTCCGTCCAGTTCGACCTCACGCCCGCGCCGCCCGAACCCAAGCCGCCCGAATGGATCGAGGCATTCGGTCGCTTCGTGCAGGCGGTGATGCGGCCGGTCGGTCGCTTCCTGCGCTGGCTGTTCGATTTCCTGCCCGACGCGCCTTACGCCCGGATCCTGCTCGGCGCGCTGCTCGTCGCCGGGCTGCTCATCATCATCTGGCTGATCGTCGAGCGGGTGCGGGCTGGCCACTGGCACCTGCCATGGCGGCACGAGGCCGAAGACGCGCCCGACATGGCGAACGCCGAACTCGCCTGGCTGCCCGACGAACAGCCTGTGCGAAGCTGGCTCGAGGAAGCCGATGTCCTCGCCCGGCAGGGCCGGTTCGCCGAAGCGGTGCACTGCCTGCTGCTGCGCTCGGTCGAGGACATGGCACGGCGGCGCCCCGACACGGTCCGTCCCGGCCTCACCAGCCGCGAACTGGCGGGAAGCGCCCTGCTGCCCGAGCGAGCCCGCGGCCTGTTCGCGCGACTGGCGCGGACGGTCGAGGCGAGCCTGTTCGGTGGCCGACCGGTCGCGGAGAACGGCTGGATCGAAGCGCGCGACGCTTATGCGAGCTTCGCCCTTCCCGAGACGTGGCGGCGATGA
- a CDS encoding peptide chain release factor 3: MERRTFAIISHPDAGKTTLTESLLQAAGAVHEAGEVKARGDRRRARSDWMKIEQQRGISVTSSVMTFQRGDILFNLLDTPGHQDFSEDTYRTLTAVDCAIMVIDAAKGIEPQTRKLFEVCRLRNVPIVTFVNKVDREGLSPFALLDEIAEVLQLDVSPQNWPTGIGGLFHGLYDLRRSGLLVADRSDGVVPGRWIATESIEDPAIDTAIPVDAAESLREDGGLALASYPTFDLEAFRQGDLTPVIFGSALRGFGVEQLLDVLADDGPPPQPQPARPAPVDPGESRLTGFVFKVQANMDPNHRDRVAFVRICSGKLERGMKVTNTRIGKPMALHNPITFFARDRELAHGAVAGDIVGIPNHGTLRVGDTLTEKGDVTFTGLPDFAPEILRRVRLGDPLKVKQMRRGLSDLAEEGVIRLFKPALGSQWIVGVIGELQLDVLQTRLDQEYGVALEFEPSPYEVARWIKSDDPALLKKLMETHRSSMAEDQDEVPVLLMRNGWEFGRLQEEWPGITFSAVRERS; the protein is encoded by the coding sequence ATGGAGCGGCGCACCTTCGCGATCATCTCGCACCCCGACGCCGGCAAGACCACGCTGACCGAAAGCCTGCTGCAGGCCGCCGGCGCGGTGCACGAGGCGGGCGAGGTCAAGGCACGCGGCGACCGCCGTCGGGCCCGCTCGGACTGGATGAAGATCGAGCAGCAGCGCGGCATCTCGGTGACAAGCTCGGTGATGACCTTCCAGCGCGGGGACATCCTGTTCAACCTGCTCGACACGCCCGGGCACCAGGACTTCTCCGAAGACACCTACCGGACGCTGACCGCGGTCGACTGCGCGATCATGGTGATCGACGCGGCCAAGGGCATCGAGCCGCAGACCCGCAAGCTGTTCGAGGTTTGCCGCCTTCGCAACGTCCCGATCGTCACCTTCGTCAACAAGGTCGACCGCGAGGGTTTGAGCCCCTTCGCACTCCTCGACGAGATCGCCGAAGTGCTCCAGCTCGATGTCAGCCCGCAGAATTGGCCGACCGGCATCGGCGGGCTGTTCCACGGCCTCTACGACCTGCGCCGTTCGGGGCTACTCGTCGCCGACCGGAGCGACGGCGTGGTGCCGGGCCGCTGGATTGCGACCGAGAGCATCGAGGACCCCGCGATCGACACCGCCATTCCCGTCGATGCGGCCGAGAGCCTGCGCGAGGACGGCGGGCTCGCGCTCGCTTCCTATCCGACGTTCGACCTCGAGGCGTTCCGCCAGGGCGACCTGACGCCCGTCATCTTCGGCAGCGCGCTCCGCGGCTTCGGGGTCGAGCAACTCCTCGACGTCCTTGCCGACGACGGCCCGCCACCCCAGCCGCAGCCCGCCCGCCCCGCCCCCGTGGACCCGGGCGAGTCGCGGCTCACCGGCTTCGTGTTCAAGGTCCAGGCCAACATGGACCCGAACCACCGCGACCGCGTCGCCTTCGTCCGCATCTGCTCGGGCAAGCTCGAACGCGGCATGAAGGTCACCAATACCCGGATCGGCAAGCCGATGGCGCTGCACAATCCGATCACCTTCTTCGCGCGTGACCGCGAACTCGCGCACGGCGCGGTCGCCGGGGACATCGTCGGCATTCCCAACCACGGCACGCTCCGGGTCGGCGACACGCTGACCGAAAAGGGCGACGTTACCTTCACCGGCCTGCCCGACTTCGCGCCCGAAATCCTCCGCCGCGTCCGCCTCGGCGACCCGCTCAAGGTCAAGCAGATGCGCCGCGGCCTGTCCGACCTTGCCGAGGAAGGCGTCATTCGCCTGTTCAAGCCGGCGCTCGGCTCGCAATGGATCGTGGGAGTGATCGGCGAGCTGCAGCTCGACGTGCTGCAGACGCGGCTCGACCAGGAATATGGGGTCGCGCTCGAATTCGAGCCCTCGCCCTACGAAGTCGCGCGCTGGATCAAGTCGGACGATCCCGCCCTGCTCAAGAAGCTGATGGAGACCCATCGCTCGAGCATGGCCGAGGACCAGGACGAGGTGCCCGTGCTGCTGATGCGCAACGGCTGGGAATTTGGCCGACTCCAGGAGGAGTGGCCGGGGATCACCTTCAGCGCGGTGCGCGAGCGGAGCTAG
- a CDS encoding Ppx/GppA phosphatase family protein, producing the protein MASHQPSAPMPGHPAGQRNSRPRADAGAAPSHQSYAAIDLGTNNCRLLIARPTGEGFTVVDAFSRIVRLGEGLATSGRLTDAAMDRAVEALGVCADKLRRRRVGIARSVATEACRRAANGRHFIERVRKETGIVLEIIAPQEEARLAVLGCHKLLEPGDGPALIFDIGGGSTELVLVEPGEGDAAPRIKAWWSAPWGVVSLTESEGREALEGPDRVAAYSRMRERARHAFARFTEMLPENKENIRLLGTSGTVTTLASVHLALPSYDRRAVDGLHVPIGAMRDISTMIAEMDFTERSGLPCIGAERADLVVAGCAILEAILDIWPAEQLGIADRGIREGILRSLMAKDGHVI; encoded by the coding sequence ATGGCGTCGCACCAGCCGAGCGCGCCGATGCCGGGACATCCGGCCGGACAACGAAATTCGAGGCCCCGCGCCGACGCGGGCGCCGCTCCTTCGCACCAGAGCTATGCGGCGATCGACCTCGGCACCAACAACTGCCGGCTCCTGATCGCGCGCCCGACCGGCGAGGGCTTCACCGTGGTCGACGCGTTCAGCCGGATCGTGCGGCTGGGCGAGGGACTGGCGACGAGCGGACGGCTGACCGACGCGGCGATGGACCGCGCGGTCGAGGCGCTTGGGGTCTGCGCCGACAAGCTGCGGCGGCGGCGGGTGGGCATCGCGCGCTCGGTCGCGACCGAGGCCTGCCGCCGCGCCGCCAATGGCCGCCACTTCATCGAGCGGGTCCGCAAGGAAACCGGGATCGTGCTCGAGATCATCGCCCCGCAGGAAGAAGCGCGGTTGGCGGTCTTGGGCTGCCACAAGCTGCTCGAGCCGGGCGACGGGCCGGCGCTGATTTTCGACATCGGCGGTGGGTCGACCGAGCTGGTGCTGGTGGAGCCCGGCGAAGGGGACGCGGCGCCGCGGATCAAGGCCTGGTGGAGCGCGCCATGGGGCGTCGTCTCGCTGACCGAAAGCGAAGGCCGCGAGGCGCTCGAGGGGCCGGACCGGGTCGCCGCCTACAGCCGGATGCGCGAGCGGGCGCGGCATGCCTTTGCCCGGTTCACCGAGATGCTCCCCGAGAACAAGGAGAATATCCGGCTGCTCGGGACCAGTGGCACGGTGACGACGCTCGCCTCGGTCCATCTCGCGCTGCCGAGCTACGACCGGCGGGCGGTCGACGGGTTGCACGTGCCGATCGGGGCGATGCGCGACATTTCGACCATGATCGCCGAAATGGACTTCACCGAGCGCTCAGGCCTGCCCTGCATCGGGGCGGAGCGGGCTGACCTCGTGGTCGCGGGCTGCGCGATCCTCGAGGCGATCCTCGACATCTGGCCGGCCGAACAGCTCGGCATCGCCGACCGCGGGATCCGCGAAGGGATCTTGCGCAGCCTCATGGCCAAGGATGGGCACGTCATTTGA
- a CDS encoding RlmE family RNA methyltransferase — protein sequence MNTRVKTAKGRKVGSTKWLQRQLNDPYVKKAKAEGYRSRAAYKLIELDEKFSLLRGVTAVVDLGIAPGGWSQVVRKKAPKAKVAGIDFLEVAPLDGVTILQMDFTDEDADARLKEALGGPADLVLSDMAANTVGHPQTDHLRTMGLVELGLEFAKDVLRPGGAYVAKVLAGGTDNQLLAELKKHFSTVKHAKPPASRKDSSEWYVVAQGFKGRTSDAA from the coding sequence TTGAATACCCGAGTCAAAACCGCCAAGGGCCGCAAGGTGGGGTCGACCAAGTGGCTGCAGCGGCAGCTCAACGACCCCTATGTCAAGAAGGCCAAGGCCGAAGGCTATCGCAGCCGCGCCGCCTACAAGCTCATCGAGCTGGACGAGAAGTTCAGCCTGCTGCGCGGGGTGACCGCGGTCGTCGACCTCGGAATCGCGCCCGGCGGGTGGAGCCAGGTGGTACGCAAGAAGGCGCCCAAGGCGAAGGTCGCGGGGATCGATTTCCTCGAGGTGGCCCCGCTCGACGGGGTGACGATCCTCCAGATGGACTTCACCGACGAGGACGCCGACGCGAGGCTCAAGGAAGCGCTCGGCGGGCCGGCGGACCTCGTGCTCTCGGACATGGCGGCGAACACCGTCGGCCATCCGCAGACCGACCACCTGCGCACCATGGGGCTGGTCGAGCTGGGGCTCGAATTCGCCAAGGACGTGCTGAGGCCCGGCGGCGCCTATGTCGCCAAGGTGCTGGCCGGCGGGACCGACAACCAGCTGCTGGCCGAGCTCAAGAAGCATTTCTCGACGGTGAAGCATGCCAAGCCGCCCGCGAGCCGCAAGGACTCGAGCGAGTGGTATGTCGTCGCGCAGGGCTTCAAGGGACGCACCTCAGACGCGGCCTGA
- a CDS encoding ABC transporter permease: protein MNQILLVAAREYRQITRMRSFWLTLLILPLAFGIAPLTQKFMSPDRTDRVVLLDAGDGSSAAAVTQRLQIDDQRRVLNALVRYVQRHKIAVDPSAIYAQGDRWFTDAEVARFVADGGKDAAIARLAAAKPSGVPDFDPPEPNYALVAPPAGLARATGPALDAGVDRLLNPADKKADRAAYVLYIPADFTATGAVRLWTGGQPSPQLVASVQDVLTRTLRQRLLTDRGVAPDVAAAAATVTPAIAVTQPKPGGGAKEAMLVRSILPLAASYMLMMALMLSGSWMLQSMVEERSNKLLETVLATVSPEQLMYGKLFGVVAVGLTMLAAWIGCGIVAATATQGAIADFIRPALAPLTSPGTIAAMIYFFIMGYICIAIFFLAIGAISDSMNDAQGYLMPVILMIILPITVLIQGVISGGTGIGITVLTWIPIWTPFAVLARLGSGIAAWEVIGSGILLAAFVALELVLLGRLFRASLLATGQRPGLAELGRRLSGRAPA from the coding sequence GTGAACCAGATCCTGCTCGTCGCGGCGCGCGAATATCGCCAGATCACCCGGATGCGCAGCTTCTGGCTGACGCTGCTGATCCTGCCCCTCGCGTTCGGAATTGCGCCGCTCACGCAGAAGTTCATGAGCCCCGACCGGACCGACCGCGTCGTGCTCCTTGACGCCGGCGACGGAAGCTCGGCCGCGGCGGTCACGCAGCGTCTGCAGATCGACGACCAGCGCCGGGTGCTCAACGCGCTCGTGCGCTACGTCCAGCGCCACAAGATCGCGGTCGATCCGTCGGCGATCTATGCGCAGGGCGACCGCTGGTTCACCGACGCCGAGGTCGCGCGCTTCGTGGCGGACGGCGGCAAGGACGCGGCGATTGCTCGCCTCGCCGCCGCCAAGCCGAGCGGCGTCCCCGACTTCGACCCGCCGGAGCCCAATTACGCGCTCGTCGCTCCCCCCGCCGGCCTTGCCCGCGCGACCGGCCCCGCGCTCGACGCCGGGGTCGACCGGCTCCTCAACCCGGCCGACAAGAAGGCCGACCGCGCGGCTTACGTTCTTTACATTCCGGCCGACTTCACCGCGACCGGCGCGGTTCGGCTATGGACCGGAGGCCAGCCCTCGCCGCAACTGGTCGCGAGCGTCCAGGACGTTCTCACCCGCACCCTCCGCCAGCGGCTGCTCACCGATCGCGGGGTCGCGCCCGACGTCGCCGCGGCCGCCGCGACCGTCACCCCGGCCATCGCCGTCACCCAGCCCAAGCCCGGCGGCGGCGCCAAGGAAGCGATGCTGGTCCGCTCGATCCTGCCGCTCGCCGCCTCCTACATGCTGATGATGGCGCTGATGCTGTCGGGCAGCTGGATGCTCCAGAGCATGGTCGAGGAGCGGTCGAACAAGCTGCTCGAGACCGTGCTCGCGACCGTCAGCCCCGAGCAGCTCATGTACGGCAAGCTATTCGGCGTCGTCGCGGTCGGCCTGACCATGCTTGCCGCCTGGATCGGCTGCGGGATCGTCGCCGCCACCGCGACGCAAGGCGCGATCGCCGACTTCATCCGGCCCGCGCTTGCGCCCCTGACCTCGCCCGGCACGATCGCGGCGATGATCTACTTCTTCATCATGGGCTATATCTGCATCGCCATCTTCTTCCTCGCGATCGGCGCGATCAGCGATTCGATGAACGACGCGCAGGGCTATCTCATGCCCGTGATCCTGATGATCATCCTGCCGATCACCGTCCTCATCCAAGGCGTCATCAGCGGCGGCACCGGCATCGGCATTACCGTCCTCACCTGGATCCCGATCTGGACCCCCTTCGCGGTGCTCGCCCGCCTGGGCTCGGGGATCGCGGCCTGGGAGGTGATCGGCTCGGGGATTCTGCTCGCCGCCTTCGTCGCGCTCGAGCTGGTCCTCCTCGGTCGCCTGTTCCGCGCCAGCCTGCTCGCCACCGGCCAGCGCCCGGGTCTCGCGGAACTCGGCCGCCGCCTCAGCGGACGCGCGCCCGCCTGA